The Acidobacteriota bacterium nucleotide sequence CGCTTCCTGGCGCCCCGCATCGCCCAGCCGGGGCAGCGCATCGGCGACGCTCTCACCGCGGCGAAGCAGGATCTCGCCGTCACCGAGCCGGAGCGGCTGGATGTGCTCCTGGGCTGGACTCTGCTTGGGGACCCCACCCTGGTCGTCGATCCTTAACAGGTCGCGAAGCGTCCGCCACATCGGCCCCGCCGTGCTTCCATGAGGGTTTGCGGCGGGGTTTTTCTCGTGGTGTGTCAAGGGTCCAAAAGCTTTCTGGGGGCCCTGCAGAAGAGAGCCGAAGGGGATAAACTCGGCTCCAGTCCTTCATGAGCCTTCCACCCATCGTTTCCAGGAGACTTCCATGATCATCGGCATTCCCCGGGAGCGCCATCGTCTCGAGCACCGGGTCGGGTTGACCCCGGCGGCGGTCGCTCAGCTGGTGCGCCGAGGCCACGATGTGGTGGTCGAGCGCGACGCCGGTACCGCAGCCCACTTTTCCGATCAGGACTACCAGCAGGCCGGTGCATCGGTGGTCTACACCGCCGAAGAGGCCTACCGGCGGGCCGACGTGGTGTGCCGGGTGGCGCCGGTGACGGAGGATGACCTGGAGCTGATCAATCCCGGCTCGACCCTCTGCTCCTTCCACCATTTGGCGGTGACGCCGCTGTCGGTGGTCCAGCGCTTGTTGGAGCTGGAGGTCACATTGCTCGGCTATGAGGTGATCCGGGATGCCGTCGGGGCACTGCCGGTGTTGCGAC carries:
- a CDS encoding alanine dehydrogenase; its protein translation is MIIGIPRERHRLEHRVGLTPAAVAQLVRRGHDVVVERDAGTAAHFSDQDYQQAGASVVYTAEEAYRRADVVCRVAPVTEDDLELINPGSTLCSFHHLAVTPLSVVQRLLELEVTLLGYEVIRDAVGALPVLRPLSEIAGQLAVHIGAQYLQREHGGRGILLGAVPGVPPPTVLVLGGGTAGEAAARQGLAAGAHVIVVDAELSRLQALHRA